The proteins below are encoded in one region of uncultured Eubacteriales bacterium:
- a CDS encoding Dehydrogenase — protein sequence MNRTLVAITDCDHDNIEVESKALSAAGLEAPWFNCKTEDDLIRDCKGFKSVINQYAPFTAKVFDALPDLKVIVRYGVGVDNVDLAAATAHGVKVCNVPDYGMYEVADHAIALMLALARKVVFCNERVKSGVWNYQEAMPIYRLSTQTVGVIGVGRIGTAFAERAKAFGMKVLAYDEFARKNGKTQEYMEMVSLDELLERSDIISVHCPLDGNRDLISAPQLKKMKKNAYLINVSRGGIINEKDLYEALKAGEIAGAACDVFSPEPVAKDNPLLSMDNFLATPHIAWYSEESALELERKVAEEAARGALDQPLLNVVNK from the coding sequence ATGAATCGGACTTTGGTAGCGATCACGGACTGCGACCATGACAATATTGAGGTGGAGTCGAAAGCGCTCTCCGCTGCTGGGCTGGAGGCCCCGTGGTTCAACTGCAAGACGGAGGATGACCTGATCCGGGACTGCAAGGGGTTTAAGTCGGTCATCAACCAGTATGCGCCCTTCACGGCAAAAGTGTTCGACGCGCTGCCCGACCTGAAGGTCATCGTGCGGTACGGCGTGGGTGTGGACAACGTGGATCTGGCCGCGGCTACCGCCCACGGCGTGAAGGTCTGCAACGTGCCGGACTACGGCATGTATGAGGTGGCCGACCATGCCATCGCCCTGATGCTGGCCCTGGCTCGTAAGGTCGTTTTCTGCAATGAGCGGGTGAAGAGCGGCGTGTGGAACTACCAGGAGGCCATGCCTATCTATCGTCTGTCCACCCAGACTGTGGGCGTCATCGGCGTGGGGCGCATCGGCACCGCGTTTGCCGAGCGGGCCAAGGCCTTTGGCATGAAAGTGCTGGCCTATGATGAATTTGCCCGCAAAAATGGGAAGACTCAGGAATACATGGAGATGGTGAGTCTGGATGAGCTGCTGGAGCGCTCCGACATTATCTCGGTCCATTGCCCTCTGGATGGGAACCGCGACCTCATCTCCGCACCCCAGCTGAAGAAGATGAAGAAGAACGCTTACCTTATCAATGTCTCCCGCGGCGGCATCATCAACGAGAAGGATTTGTACGAAGCCCTGAAGGCGGGCGAGATCGCGGGCGCAGCCTGTGATGTGTTTAGCCCCGAGCCTGTGGCGAAGGACAACCCCCTGCTGAGCATGGACAACTTCCTTGCCACTCCACACATTGCCTGGTACTCCGAGGAATCCGCCCTGGAGCTGGAGCGCAAGGTGGCCGAGGAAGCCGCCCGCGGCGCCCTGGACCAGCCCTTGCTGAACGTGGTGAACAAGTAA